The Deinococcus sonorensis KR-87 genome includes a window with the following:
- a CDS encoding DUF11 domain-containing protein yields the protein MTAVLALIVGLGLPRAAAVGTPAGTVITNVATGTFDPVAPGDVTEAQSNTVSSVVQAICAVSVSPDGTVAAAGQQAVLLPGEQTTFPYTVVNAGNAPATLPLIGAVEATSAFAPTTAVYQDLNGNGRLDGGEPQISSVTLPADGSAQVLLVVRTTDAARGDAFVNLIGACSGGAQDSNNVSRVTVGPPPELTVQKTFSPALVRPGSETTVTVKASNNGQGDSRELLLSDPLAAQLSQGLSFVPGSAAVSGAAGATLEYTADGTTWGAAEPTPVQGVRVRVASLPAGAQLNLSFRMLAGASAENHMIPNVATATTGGKDVASTATADVRYQPAVAIGPLGVPEAPEDSPSDTQTRSFGVVGQLICFDHTLKNTGDVQDSYTLTVQDTQGHATATLLSASGAPLVQPLTLDPGASTPVRVCYAADQAGALDALVTATGARGTSNRTRDVVQALEAGLPEVHKSSSVAPGVTVASGEFITYTLTVRNPYAQPLTGVVLSDPLPAHTDEVEASGGGSVTGTSGAQTVQWALGTLQPGETRTVTVRVVVTERALDGEVLKNTGQLTSSELPAAVPSNEVVTPVWSASLSVTKVSSAAQATFGDRLVYTLRIRNHSPTTDIVDALVTDTPAVGLQYVAGTSTLDGQAFPDPDTTARVLRWTVDRIPAGGEVVITYATRVTPEATGTLVNTVQVVGIGAGGTARAISSNQAVATATLAPLKFAPLGDLIGVVFIDRNRNGIFDAGVDTPVERARVLLAGGRLTLTDRSGRYHFTNVPYGLQALRLDPGSTPYPARPMPADGGLRGTQTVEVRGLTSVDFPLEPLPSAIDVLRRTTLTVGDVRIDKVVVPDGDGYRVTLTIQSPRTLEAVTLTDPLPDGAVLKEGRNTYSGTLSAGETSLTYRFNGVGADRAATTDPDVSWRY from the coding sequence ATGACCGCCGTGCTGGCGCTGATCGTGGGCCTCGGCCTGCCGCGCGCGGCTGCCGTCGGGACGCCGGCCGGCACCGTCATCACCAACGTCGCCACCGGCACCTTCGACCCGGTGGCGCCCGGCGACGTCACCGAAGCGCAGAGCAACACGGTCAGCAGTGTGGTCCAGGCGATCTGTGCGGTCAGCGTGTCTCCGGACGGCACCGTGGCCGCAGCCGGCCAGCAGGCGGTCCTGCTGCCCGGCGAGCAGACCACCTTCCCGTACACGGTGGTGAACGCCGGCAACGCGCCGGCCACCCTGCCGCTCATCGGCGCGGTGGAGGCGACCAGCGCGTTTGCCCCCACCACCGCGGTGTATCAGGACCTGAACGGCAACGGCCGGCTCGACGGCGGGGAGCCGCAGATCAGCAGCGTCACGCTGCCCGCGGACGGCAGCGCACAGGTGCTGCTGGTGGTCCGCACCACCGACGCGGCGCGCGGCGACGCGTTCGTCAACCTGATCGGTGCCTGCTCGGGTGGCGCGCAGGACAGCAACAACGTCAGCCGCGTGACGGTGGGCCCGCCGCCCGAGCTGACGGTGCAGAAGACCTTCAGCCCGGCGCTGGTACGGCCCGGCAGCGAGACGACCGTCACGGTGAAGGCCAGCAACAACGGCCAGGGTGACAGCCGCGAGCTGCTGCTCAGCGACCCGCTGGCCGCGCAGTTGAGCCAGGGCCTGAGCTTCGTGCCGGGCAGCGCGGCGGTGAGCGGCGCGGCCGGGGCCACGCTGGAGTACACGGCGGACGGCACCACCTGGGGCGCGGCCGAGCCGACCCCGGTGCAGGGCGTGCGCGTGCGCGTGGCCAGCCTGCCGGCCGGCGCGCAGCTGAACCTGAGCTTCCGGATGCTGGCGGGCGCCAGCGCCGAGAACCACATGATCCCGAACGTCGCCACCGCCACCACCGGCGGCAAGGACGTCGCCAGCACCGCCACCGCCGACGTGCGCTACCAGCCGGCGGTGGCCATCGGGCCGCTCGGCGTGCCGGAGGCGCCGGAAGACTCGCCCAGCGATACCCAGACGCGCAGCTTCGGGGTGGTGGGGCAGCTCATCTGCTTCGACCACACCCTGAAGAACACCGGCGACGTGCAGGACAGCTACACCCTCACGGTGCAGGACACCCAGGGCCACGCGACCGCCACGCTGCTGTCTGCCAGCGGCGCGCCGCTGGTCCAGCCGCTGACCCTCGACCCCGGCGCCAGCACGCCGGTGCGCGTCTGCTACGCCGCCGACCAGGCCGGGGCGCTGGACGCGCTGGTCACCGCCACCGGCGCCCGCGGCACCAGCAACCGCACCCGTGACGTGGTGCAGGCGCTGGAGGCCGGCCTGCCGGAGGTGCACAAGAGCAGCAGCGTGGCCCCGGGCGTCACGGTGGCCAGCGGGGAATTCATCACCTACACCCTGACGGTCCGCAATCCCTACGCCCAGCCGCTGACCGGCGTGGTCCTGAGCGATCCGCTGCCGGCCCATACCGACGAGGTGGAGGCGTCCGGTGGCGGCAGCGTGACCGGCACGTCCGGCGCCCAGACGGTCCAGTGGGCGCTCGGCACCCTGCAGCCGGGCGAGACCCGCACGGTCACGGTCCGGGTCGTGGTGACGGAGCGCGCCCTCGACGGGGAGGTGCTGAAGAACACCGGTCAGCTGACCAGCAGCGAGCTGCCGGCCGCCGTGCCGAGCAACGAGGTGGTGACGCCGGTCTGGAGCGCGAGCCTCAGCGTGACCAAGGTGTCGAGCGCCGCCCAGGCCACCTTCGGGGACCGGCTGGTCTACACCCTGCGCATCCGCAACCACTCGCCCACCACCGACATCGTGGACGCGCTCGTGACCGACACGCCAGCCGTGGGCCTGCAGTACGTCGCCGGCACCAGTACCCTGGATGGCCAGGCGTTCCCCGATCCGGACACCACGGCGCGGGTCCTGCGCTGGACCGTGGACCGCATCCCGGCCGGGGGCGAGGTGGTGATCACCTACGCCACGCGCGTCACGCCGGAGGCGACGGGCACGCTGGTCAACACCGTGCAGGTGGTCGGCATCGGGGCCGGCGGCACCGCGCGGGCCATCAGCAGCAACCAGGCGGTGGCGACCGCCACGCTGGCGCCCCTGAAGTTCGCGCCGCTCGGCGACCTGATCGGGGTGGTGTTTATCGACCGCAACCGCAACGGCATTTTCGATGCGGGCGTGGACACCCCGGTCGAGCGGGCACGCGTGCTGCTGGCCGGCGGCCGGCTGACCCTGACCGACCGCTCGGGCCGCTACCACTTCACCAACGTGCCGTACGGCCTTCAGGCGCTGCGTCTGGACCCCGGCAGCACCCCCTACCCGGCGCGGCCGATGCCGGCCGACGGCGGCCTGCGCGGCACGCAGACGGTGGAGGTGCGCGGGCTCACCAGCGTGGACTTCCCGCTGGAGCCGCTGCCCTCGGCCATCGACGTGCTGCGCCGCACCACCCTGACGGTGGGGGACGTCCGCATCGACAAGGTCGTGGTGCCGGACGGCGACGGCTACCGGGTGACGCTGACGATCCAGAGCCCCCGGACGCTTGAGGCGGTGACGCTCACCGACCCGCTGCCGGACGGGGCCGTTCTGAAAGAAGGCAGAAATACTTACAGCGGTACGTTAAGCGCAGGTGAAACCTCTCTCACCTACCGTTTCAACGGCGTCGGGGCAGACCGGGCCGCCACCACCGACCCCGATGTGAGCTGGAGGTACTAA
- a CDS encoding SDR family oxidoreductase: MTRRPKAEDFKDAQTLPYPAKQSEMKIPPQSDLRTYRAAGKLEGRAALITGGDSGIGRAVALAFALEGARVAILYNENDSDAQDTRRMVEERGGACLVLRADVRDRAQCQDAVEQTVRAYGQLNVLVNNAAYQHAQTSILDITEEQLRRTVETNLYGYVFMIQAALPHLKSGDAIINTGSIVGETGNEILVDYTATKGGIHALTRSLALQFGKLDNGIRVNAVVPGPVWTPNIPATMPLDEVQKFGHEVALGRPGQPEELAPAYVYLASDDSSFVTGSLLHVTGGKLSSGS; the protein is encoded by the coding sequence ATGACCAGGCGACCGAAAGCCGAGGACTTCAAGGACGCACAGACGCTCCCCTACCCCGCCAAGCAGTCCGAGATGAAGATTCCGCCCCAGAGTGACCTGCGGACGTACCGGGCGGCGGGCAAACTGGAAGGCCGGGCCGCACTGATCACCGGCGGCGACAGCGGCATCGGTCGGGCGGTGGCCCTCGCGTTTGCCCTGGAGGGCGCGCGGGTCGCCATTCTCTACAACGAGAACGACAGCGACGCCCAGGACACCCGGCGGATGGTGGAGGAGCGCGGCGGAGCCTGCCTGGTGCTCCGGGCCGACGTCCGCGACCGGGCGCAGTGCCAGGACGCGGTCGAGCAGACGGTGCGCGCGTACGGGCAGCTGAACGTGCTGGTCAACAACGCCGCCTACCAGCACGCGCAGACGAGCATCCTCGACATCACCGAGGAGCAGCTGCGCCGCACCGTCGAGACGAACCTGTACGGGTACGTGTTCATGATCCAGGCGGCCCTGCCGCACCTGAAGAGCGGCGACGCGATCATCAACACCGGGTCCATCGTCGGGGAGACCGGCAACGAGATTCTGGTGGACTACACCGCCACTAAGGGCGGCATCCATGCCCTGACCCGGTCGCTGGCGCTGCAGTTCGGCAAGCTGGACAACGGCATCCGGGTGAACGCCGTGGTGCCGGGCCCGGTGTGGACCCCCAACATTCCCGCCACCATGCCGCTGGACGAGGTGCAGAAGTTCGGGCACGAGGTCGCGCTGGGCCGGCCCGGTCAGCCGGAGGAACTGGCCCCCGCCTACGTGTACCTCGCCTCGGACGACAGTTCCTTTGTGACCGGCAGTCTGCTGCACGTCACGGGCGGCAAGCTGTCGAGCGGGTCATGA
- a CDS encoding gluconate 2-dehydrogenase subunit 3 family protein: MSRTHDTLEQLLLSGHVTAPTRRVLEERLHRTFERRFFSEAEFRVLQAAAARLVPHDPAHLNLAGVVDDRLAEDRTDGWRYADTPPDPQAMRDLLAALPADFTGLEGPAQDRHLQDLERRFPHPFEDLLAELTEGYYSHPAVQLALGYVGFADAPGWTRIGLNEAERRELAFPGPRDTP; the protein is encoded by the coding sequence ATGAGCCGCACCCACGACACGCTCGAGCAGCTGCTCCTATCCGGCCACGTCACCGCGCCCACCCGGCGGGTGCTGGAGGAGCGGCTGCACCGCACCTTCGAGCGGCGCTTCTTCAGCGAGGCGGAATTCCGGGTGCTGCAGGCGGCCGCCGCGCGGCTGGTGCCGCACGACCCGGCCCACCTGAACCTGGCGGGCGTGGTGGATGACCGGCTGGCCGAGGACCGCACCGACGGCTGGCGCTACGCCGACACGCCGCCCGACCCGCAGGCGATGCGCGACCTGCTGGCCGCCCTGCCCGCCGACTTCACAGGGCTGGAGGGGCCGGCGCAGGACCGGCACCTGCAGGACCTGGAACGCCGCTTTCCCCACCCGTTCGAGGACCTGCTGGCCGAACTGACCGAGGGATACTACAGCCACCCGGCGGTGCAGCTGGCGCTCGGGTACGTGGGCTTCGCGGACGCGCCCGGCTGGACCCGCATCGGCCTGAACGAGGCCGAGCGGCGTGAGCTGGCCTTCCCCGGCCCCAGGGATACGCCGTGA
- a CDS encoding GMC family oxidoreductase — protein sequence MTRTHAPDEVVDAVVIGTGAGGAPLLARLAAAGLRVVALEAGAHHRPADMPTDERAQVSLFWNDERLSAGADPVSFGNNNSGCGVGGSTLHYTAYTPRAQPDDLRLHTDAGVGVDWPLTYADLEPYYDELEQFLGVSGPGHYPWGPPRRSKYPHPPLPLNGAAQLMERGCAALGLRTSPAANAALSRPQQQDGHGLRPACTNRGFCQAGCSVGAKASMDVTFLPLALKHGAELRSDCYVTALEVQGPRVTGVVYRHAGQEHRQRAHAVFLSAGAIETPRLLLRMNLANQSGQVGRNFMAHVGLQVWGQFEEEVRPYKGIPGALISEDTHRPRDADFAGGYLLQSIGVMLVTYASQFARGTHTWGPALHQHLRGYTHTAGINVLGDCLPHEGNYLELSDELDHKGLPKPRIHFSWGENERRMQRHAERVMRDIWTAAGGQQLWSFNRAAHTIGTARMGDDPASSVVNRDGRCHDLSNLYISDNSTFPSALSVNPALTIMALALRTADCFLETQRVGGFSTQAGGRA from the coding sequence GTGACCCGGACCCACGCGCCGGATGAGGTGGTGGACGCCGTGGTGATCGGCACCGGGGCGGGCGGGGCGCCGCTGCTGGCGCGGCTGGCGGCCGCCGGCCTGCGGGTGGTGGCGCTGGAGGCGGGCGCCCACCACCGGCCCGCCGACATGCCCACCGACGAGCGGGCGCAGGTGTCGCTGTTCTGGAACGACGAGCGGCTCTCGGCCGGCGCGGACCCGGTCAGCTTCGGGAACAACAATTCCGGGTGCGGGGTGGGCGGCTCCACCCTGCATTACACCGCCTACACGCCCAGGGCGCAGCCGGACGACCTGCGACTGCACACCGACGCAGGTGTGGGCGTGGACTGGCCGCTCACCTACGCGGACCTGGAGCCCTACTACGACGAACTCGAACAGTTTCTGGGCGTGTCGGGGCCCGGCCACTACCCCTGGGGGCCGCCGCGCCGATCAAAGTACCCGCACCCGCCGCTGCCGCTGAACGGGGCGGCGCAGCTGATGGAGCGCGGCTGCGCGGCGCTGGGGCTGCGCACCTCCCCGGCGGCCAACGCCGCCCTGAGCCGCCCACAGCAGCAGGACGGCCATGGCCTGCGCCCCGCCTGCACCAACCGGGGCTTCTGTCAGGCGGGCTGCTCGGTGGGCGCCAAGGCGAGCATGGACGTGACGTTCCTGCCGCTGGCCCTCAAGCACGGGGCCGAGCTGCGGTCCGACTGCTACGTGACCGCGCTGGAGGTGCAGGGGCCACGCGTGACCGGCGTGGTATACCGCCACGCGGGGCAGGAACATAGGCAGCGCGCCCACGCGGTGTTCCTGAGCGCGGGCGCCATCGAGACGCCCCGGCTGCTGCTGCGCATGAACCTCGCCAACCAGAGCGGGCAGGTGGGCCGCAACTTCATGGCGCACGTCGGCCTGCAGGTGTGGGGCCAATTCGAGGAGGAGGTGCGCCCGTACAAGGGCATTCCCGGCGCGCTGATCAGCGAGGACACCCACCGGCCCAGGGACGCCGATTTCGCCGGCGGCTACCTGCTACAGTCCATCGGCGTGATGCTGGTGACGTACGCCTCGCAGTTCGCGCGCGGCACGCACACCTGGGGGCCGGCCCTGCACCAGCACCTGCGCGGCTACACCCACACCGCCGGCATCAACGTGCTGGGCGACTGTTTGCCGCACGAGGGCAATTATCTGGAGCTCTCGGACGAGCTGGACCACAAGGGCCTGCCCAAGCCCCGCATCCACTTCAGCTGGGGCGAGAACGAGCGGCGCATGCAGCGGCACGCCGAGCGGGTGATGCGCGACATCTGGACGGCGGCGGGCGGGCAGCAGCTGTGGAGCTTCAACCGCGCCGCCCATACCATCGGCACCGCCCGCATGGGCGACGACCCGGCGAGCAGCGTCGTGAACCGGGACGGGCGCTGTCACGACCTGAGCAATCTGTACATCAGCGACAACTCCACCTTTCCCAGCGCCCTGAGCGTGAATCCGGCCCTGACCATCATGGCGCTGGCGCTGCGCACAGCGGACTGCTTTCTGGAGACTCAACGGGTGGGCGGCTTCTCCACCCAGGCAGGTGGACGCGCATGA